One window of the Anaerotignum faecicola genome contains the following:
- a CDS encoding DJ-1/PfpI family protein yields the protein MAKKVLMLAGDFTEDYETMVPFQAMEMLGYQVDVVCPDKKAGDIIRTAIHDFEGEQTYSEKRGHNFALTADFDAVNTADYAGLFITGGRSPEYLRLTPRVIEIVQEFFAANKPVAAICHGPQILTAANVLKGKKATAYPAVGPDITLAGGEYVAVDASEAVVDGNLVTAPAWPGDSAITREFIKLMGAKWEL from the coding sequence ATGGCAAAGAAAGTATTGATGTTAGCAGGCGATTTCACAGAAGATTATGAAACAATGGTACCCTTCCAGGCAATGGAAATGTTGGGCTATCAGGTAGATGTTGTATGCCCCGATAAAAAAGCAGGCGATATTATCCGTACAGCAATTCACGACTTTGAAGGCGAACAGACATACTCCGAAAAGAGAGGTCATAACTTTGCTCTGACAGCAGATTTTGATGCAGTAAATACAGCCGATTATGCAGGTCTGTTTATCACAGGCGGTCGTTCTCCCGAATATCTGAGACTGACCCCCAGAGTCATCGAAATCGTACAGGAATTCTTTGCAGCAAATAAGCCCGTTGCTGCAATCTGCCACGGTCCTCAGATCCTGACCGCTGCCAATGTGCTGAAAGGCAAAAAGGCAACCGCATATCCCGCAGTTGGCCCCGATATCACTCTGGCAGGCGGCGAATATGTAGCTGTTGATGCTTCCGAGGCTGTTGTAGACGGCAATCTGGTAACTGCTCCCGCATGGCCCGGCGATTCCGCAATCACAAGAGAATTCATCAAGCTGATGGGCGCAAAATGGGAACTGTAA
- a CDS encoding HAD family hydrolase, with translation MKKQQAILFDLDGTLLNTLDDLTSSVNVTLQAHGFPLRRKEEIRKFLGNGSEFLMRSALPEGTKEAVFAACLAEYQAYYKAHMADKTAPYEGILPLLKRLKESGLRLGVVSNKFDTAVKGLCERYFPGCIDAAAGEREAEGIRRKPAPDMVFTAAERLGVKREDCLYIGDSEVDLQTAKNAGMDCISVCWGFRDAEFLKQAGATQLVHTPKELEKLLLGESDNLEHKNKR, from the coding sequence ATGAAAAAACAACAGGCAATTTTGTTTGATTTGGATGGGACGCTGCTGAACACACTGGATGACCTAACAAGCAGTGTGAATGTGACCTTACAGGCGCACGGCTTTCCTTTGCGGAGGAAAGAAGAAATCCGAAAATTTCTGGGGAATGGGAGTGAGTTTCTGATGCGGTCGGCTTTGCCTGAGGGGACGAAGGAGGCGGTTTTTGCGGCTTGTCTGGCGGAATATCAGGCATATTATAAGGCACACATGGCGGACAAAACCGCGCCCTACGAGGGGATTTTGCCTTTGCTGAAAAGGCTGAAGGAAAGTGGTCTGCGCCTTGGTGTGGTATCGAATAAATTTGATACGGCGGTGAAGGGGCTTTGCGAAAGATATTTCCCCGGCTGCATTGATGCGGCGGCAGGAGAGAGAGAAGCCGAGGGGATTCGGCGCAAGCCTGCACCCGATATGGTCTTTACGGCGGCGGAGCGGCTTGGCGTGAAAAGAGAGGACTGCTTATACATCGGGGATTCCGAGGTGGATTTACAGACGGCAAAAAACGCAGGAATGGACTGCATCAGCGTTTGCTGGGGGTTTCGGGATGCGGAATTTCTGAAGCAGGCGGGTGCGACACAGCTGGTACATACGCCGAAGGAGCTGGAAAAGCTGCTTTTGGGCGAATCAGATAATTTAGAGCATAAAAATAAGAGGTGA
- a CDS encoding VOC family protein, translating to MFTFNHYNYNVLDLEKSMAFYAAALGLKEVRRKEAPDGSWKLVYLGDGKSDFTLELTWLRDRKEPYNLGENEFHLAFQAEDFDAAHAKHKEMGCICFENPEMGIYFINDPDNYWLEIIPNP from the coding sequence ATGTTTACCTTTAATCATTATAACTATAACGTACTCGATCTGGAAAAAAGCATGGCGTTCTATGCAGCCGCACTTGGTCTGAAGGAGGTTCGCCGCAAGGAAGCCCCTGACGGCAGCTGGAAGCTGGTTTATCTGGGCGACGGCAAATCCGATTTCACATTAGAGCTGACTTGGCTGCGCGACCGCAAGGAGCCGTATAATCTTGGCGAAAATGAATTCCATCTTGCGTTTCAGGCAGAGGATTTCGATGCGGCACATGCAAAGCATAAGGAAATGGGCTGCATCTGCTTTGAAAATCCCGAAATGGGCATCTATTTCATCAACGATCCGGACAATTACTGGCTTGAAATTATCCCGAACCCCTAA